The following coding sequences lie in one Phaeodactylum tricornutum CCAP 1055/1 chromosome 12, whole genome shotgun sequence genomic window:
- a CDS encoding predicted protein yields the protein MCLDQPLAQAFQLSVFTTPISSLYNLGMKSPSITMSDLWTRGLVVLATPEPWEQHSVTKKTLRRTRKRCTYALVVLLGIVGLLGVTLGITNRTNSRTESQTTAITATDGTTTGDANGNSDNLDGDTNNALSVSQTSHVIAWPVATSCLDEPFRPLVRVSCGATETVRIRTVQNANRTLTSDRTNVATCVPNQLANSARLAVAFGTVPAPCRGPSAPSKRCCPRRSLPTPPITLRTNPDQSCEGMLTEILDPIMGLNPANPAT from the exons ATGTGTCTTGATCAGCCTTTGGCCCAAGCATTTCAGCTCTCTGTTTTCACCACCCCAATTTCTTCTCTCTACAATTTAGGTATGAAGTCGCCAAGCATTACTATGTCTGACCTTTGGACA CGTGGATTGGTAGTCCTCGCCACACCGGAACCGTGGGAACAACATTCCGTCACCAAAAAAACTCTACGTCGGACCCGTAAGCGCTGTACTTACGCCCTTGTCGTCTTGCTGGGAATCGTGGGGCTTTTGGGCGTAACCTTGGGGATTACCAACCGCACGAACAGTCGCACCGAAAGCCAAACGACTGCAATAACGGCGACTGACGGTACAACTACCGGAGACGCCAACGGCAATAGTGACAATTTGGATGGCGACACCAACAATGCACTCTCCGTGTCACAAACGTCCCACGTCATAGCTTGGCCGGTAGCCACTTCCTGTCTGGATGAACCATTTCGGCCACTCGTACGGGTTTCTTGTGGCGCCACGGAAACGGTACGTATTCGCACCGTCCAAAACGCTAACCGCACCCTCACAAGCGATCGCACCAACGTAGCCACGTGCGTCCCCAATCAGCTCGCCAATTCCGCAAGGTTGGCGGTTGCCTTTGGGACTGTACCGGCACCGTGCCGGGGTCCGTCGGCCCCGTCCAAGCGGTGTTGTCCCCGTCGCTCCCTACCGACACCGCCAATAACGTTGCGGACGAACCCCGACCAGTCCTGTGAAGGGATGCTTACGGAAATTCTGGATCCCATCATGGGCCTCAATCCTGCCAATCCAGCCACCTGA
- a CDS encoding predicted protein — translation MEVTELEIRTKIDRYSDFLQNVLVADLKKATSATAEIKHEIDEFQYLERRLHQLLSKSDIPKVREMVDLGHGKSFCPALAADESMVHVHVGMGFYAELSISDALKFVVKRVLFLQNERLKESAATVHQLKDHILASELTLDQLSVELQRSLHGERRRM, via the coding sequence ATGGAAGTGACCGAATTAGAAATTCGAACAAAAATTGACCGATATTCCGACTTCCTTCAGAATGTGCTGGTGGCTGATTTGAAGAAGGCAACCTCCGCCACAGCCGAAATTAAGCATGAAATCGACGAATTTCAATACCTTGAGCGGCGGCTACATCAACTCTTGAGCAAAAGCGATATTCCTAAAGTCCGAGAAATGGTAGACTTAGGCCATGGAAAAAGTTTTTGCCCAGCCCTTGCTGCTGATGAGTCTATGGTACACGTTCATGTTGGGATGGGTTTTTACGCTGAGTTATCGATATCCGATGCTTTGAAGTTTGTTGTAAAGCGTGTGCTATTTCTTCAAAACGAGAGGCTGAAGGAAAGCGCAGCGACAGTGCACCAACTGAAGGACCATATATTGGCATCCGAATTGACCTTGGACCAGCTCTCAGTGGAGTTGCAGCGCTCGCTCCATGGTGAACGCCGCCGAATGTGA
- a CDS encoding predicted protein: MEINNATETKSRKDRPAGSIHFGDTDFDVDEQAGAASWGEVCHACCVHSGQEWAMIALGIFLVCFFLYFFLVGLDLLGNGARVMTGCTAGELFGDDTNPIAGLMIGILATVLLQSSSTTTSIVVSLVGSAVSVRQGIYMIMGANIGTSVTNTIVAMGQMGDGDQLERAFAGATVHDMFNFLSVAVLLPVEVITGYLYRLTKAIVKDANLEDGESWDGPISKLVDPLSEKIIIPNSSITRAIALGDATCNDGGGFYPMNCTEDTYLGCGGAFGLIACSSDSGKCPAFFQGDASARDDKVSGGVVFFIAIVVLFVCLAGLVTVLQKLLLGMSTRVVYKATDINGYLAIAIGTGLTMLVQSSSITTSTLTPLVGIGALRLEQMLPLTLGANIGTTLTAILSALVSASKDSLQVALAHLFFNLTGILIWYPVPFMRRVPLGAARRLGKLTRIWRGFPILYIGVMFFLIPLLLLGLSSLFDDGSTGFTVLGSFLTILLFLTILYAVYWFRYRDGRQKCSNSMAQREKNRVVMKELPDDMVYLKEHIKRLIEHTGLPEDEDVQPILADTV; encoded by the exons ATGGAGATCAACAACGCCACCGAGACCAAGTCTCGCAAGGATCGTCCTGCTGGATCCATCCATTTCGGCGACACCGACTTCGATGTCGACGAGCAAGCTGGAGCCGCTTCGTGGGGCGAAGTATGCCACGCTTGTTGTGTCCATTCTGGACAGGAATGGGCCATGATCGCTCTTGGGATCTTCCTGGTTTGCTTCTTCCTCTACTTCTTCCTGGTGGGTCTTGACTTGCTTGGAAACGGTGCGAGGGTTATGACTGGATGCACTGCCGGAGAGTTGTTTGGTGACGACACTAATCCCATTGCTGGTCTGATGATTGGTATCCTTGCGACCGTATTGCTCCAGTCTTCTTCTACGACGACCTCGATTGTTGTGTCGTTGGTTGGTTCCGCTGTCTCTGTCCGTCAAGGAATTTACATGATCATGGGAGCAAACATTGGCACTTCAGTAACCAACACGATTGTTGCTATGGGTCAGATGGGCGATGGAGATCAGCTGGAGCGTGCTTTCGCTGGTGCCACTGTCCATGATATGTTTAACTTTTTGTCGGTGGCTGTACTACTCCCTGTAGAAGTCATCACAGGATATCTTTATCGGCTTACCAAGGCAATTGTCAAGGATGCCAATCTCGAAGACGGTGAAAGCTGGGATGGTCCCATCAGTAAGCTGGTTGATCCTCTTTCGGAAAAGATCATCATTCCCAATAGTAGTATTACCCGGGCTATTGCTTTGGGTGACGCAACCTGCAAtgacggcggcggcttctACCCCATGAATTGTACGGAAGACACGTATTTGGGTTGTGGCGGCGCATTTGGTCTCATTGCCTGTAGCAGCGATAGTGGTAAATGCCCTGCTTTCTTTCAAGGTGACGCTTCGGCAAGGGATGACAAGGTCTCTGGAGGTGTTGTCTTTTTCATTGCTATTGTCGTCCTTTTTGTTTGTCTCGCTGGGCTTGTAACTGTTCTTCAAAAGTTACTGCTTGGTATGTCCACTCGCGTTGTCTACAAAGCCACTGATATAAACGGATATCTTGCGATTGCTATTGGTACTGGTCTGACCATGCTTGTGCAGTCCTCCTCCATTACTACGTCCACTTTGACTCCGTTGGTTGGTATAGGAGCGCTTCGTCTTGAGCAAATGTTGCCCCTTACACTTGGTGCTAACATCGGTACAACTCTGACTGCCATTCTGTCTGCCCTCGTGTCTGCCAGCAAGGATTCGCTCCAGGTTGCACTTGCCCATTTGTTCTTTAACTTGACTGGAATTCTCATCTGGTACCCTGTGCCTTTCATGCGTCGTGTCCCTCTCGGAGCTGCTCGTAGACTTGGAAAATTGACGCGAATCTGGCGTGGTTTCCCCATTCTTTACATTGGAGTGATGTTTTTTCTCATTCCGCTTCTTCTGCTTGGCCTGTCGTCTCTTTTCGATGATGGCAGCACTGGTTTTACTGTCCTGGGATCCTTTCTTACCATCCTTTTGTTCCTTACCATTCTTTACGCTGTCTACTGGTTCCGTTACAGAGACGGTCGGCAGAAGTGCTCAAACAGCATGGCCCAGCGTGAGAAGAATCGCGTCGTAATGAAAGAACTCCCTGACGACATGGTGTATCTAAAGGAACACATAAAGCGTCTTATTGAACACACTGGACTCCCCGAAGACGAGGATGTCCAGCCAA TTCTCGCAGATACTGTTTGA
- a CDS encoding predicted protein produces the protein MVIEYRGELIGNAVAEKRDKQYDASKIGSDYMFRIDGSGVCDATKQGNVARFVNASCNPNCYTKIITLDGIKRIVIYAKRDILPGEELSYDYKFPLERIEAKRVSCYCGAKDCRGYMNWDRSYVSLSCPADLPDSKEIPER, from the exons ATGGTAATTGAATATCGCGGTGAACTCATTGGAAATGCGGTTGCAGAAAAGCGAGATAAACAGTATGATGCATCAAAGATCGGAAGTGACTATATGTTTCGGATTGATGGATCAGGTGTTTGCGATGCCACGAAGCAGGGCAATGTAGCACGCTTTGTCAATGCAAGCTGCAACCCAAATTGCTACACTAAGATCATCACACTTGACGGTATCAAAAGGATAGTGATATACGCGAAGCGAGACATTCTCCCTGGAGAAGAGCTTTCTTATGATTACAAATTTCCGTTGGAACGTATTGAGGCAAAGCGAGTTTCATGTTACTGTGGTGCAAAGGATTGCAGGGGATACATGAATTGG GATAGAAGCTATGTGTCTTTGTCTTGTCCAGCAGATCTGCCGGATTCTAAGGAGATTCCAGAAAGGTAG
- a CDS encoding predicted protein, whose protein sequence is MNDKEGSPKDDRIGSSGLHRHSSHRNDKQRSRKSEGRQRSRKRERGEEPDLAKGRSHQLQKKSTSRKHRHAKQKKRHKRTESISSSASSASPSSINRGHERSDSEKKVLNERLMAKLAARGETLEERNQRRSQKRAAHISATLGYTADDNPFNDPNIHETFTWKKREETTPAEYSDKPKKDKTLEEIEKVRRRRKDRENQFDEMQRIRAEESRMKELENYDDWARKEEEFHLHQQKQRSAIRLVEGREKPIDVLAKNLLLFGLSEEDKKKRSSLKYQERYNALEALQTLEAELEDPHIMLKMLKLNELEELLVEIDMFRSLERDALSTVGVKSTQPNQVLQYWDALHKVAQDEIKYLKSGGDQGSHAKIVVEVQKVFKGQSFADLAKMKDEVASRIRVNRENSGSRGTAFDVLYWQSVMEQLDVYLAKCELSDLHSKMLVRQLDKLEREKEELARDPEKLDINATKDAFPVACTIDAPKQLDPGSGELEEELGLTSEVAVSRGNYAWEDKYRPRKPRYFNRVKTGYDWNKYNQTHYDQDNPPPKTVQGYKFNIFYPDLIDPTKTPQFILEGADTDEFCILRFCAGPPYEDIAFKIINREWNRSRKRGYKCSFERGVLSLYFNFATHWYRR, encoded by the coding sequence ATGAACGACAAAGAAGGGAGCCCAAAGGACGATAGGATTGGGTCGTCAGGTCTTCATAGGCATAGCAGTCACCGTAACGACAAACAACGGTCTCGTAAAAGTGAGGGTAGGCAGCGAAGTCGAAAGCGCGAGCGCGGGGAGGAACCAGATTTGGCGAAAGGCAGGAGTCATCAACTCCAAAAGAAGTCCAcatctcgaaaacatcgcCACGCTAAGCAAAAAAAACGACACAAAAGAACGGAGAGTATTAGCTCTAGTGCTTCATCGGCCTCTCCGAGCAGTATTAACCGTGGGCATGAACGAAGCGACTCCGAGAAAAAGGTTCTTAATGAGCGTTTAATGGCGAAACTTGCAGCACGGGGGGAAACCCTGGAGGAAAGAAACCAGCGTCGGTCTCAGAAACGTGCTGCTCATATTAGCGCTACTTTAGGTTATACCGCTGACGATAATCCCTTCAACGATCCTAACATTCATGAAACTTTCACTTGGAAGAAACGAGAGGAAACGACTCCTGCGGAATACAGCGATAAACCAAAAAAGGACAAAACtctggaagaaatcgaaaaggTCCGCCGTCGACGAAAGGATCGAGAGAACCAATTTGACGAAATGCAGAGGATTCGCGCCGAAGAAAGTCGAATGAAGGAGCTGGAAAACTACGATGATTGGGCTAGgaaggaagaagagtttcatttgcatcaacaaaagcaacgatCGGCAATTCGCTTGGTAGAGGGAAGGGAGAAACCTATTGATGTACTTGCTAAGAACCTTTTGCTGTTTGGCCTTTCAGAAGAGGATAAAAAAAAGCGCTCGTCATTAAAATACCAAGAGCGTTACAACGCTTTGGAAGCTCTACAGACTCTTGAAGCCGAGTTGGAAGACCCTCATATAATGCTTAAAATGCTCAAGCTCAATGAGCTTGAGGAATTGTTGGTGGAAATTGATATGTTTAGGTCTTTGGAAAGAGATGCTTTGTCGACTGTTGGTGTGAAAAGCACTCAGCCTAACCAGGTCCTCCAGTACTGGGATGCTCTTCACAAAGTGGCACAAGACGAGATCAAATACCTGAAGAGCGGTGGTGATCAAGGATCGCATGCAAAAATTGTAGTAGAAGTTCAGAAAGTGTTTAAAGGTCAGTCATTTGCAGATTTAGCCAAAATGAAAGACGAAGTTGCTTCCCGGATTCGAGTCAATCGAGAGAATTCAGGCTCGCGCGGGACCGCTTTTGATGTTCTGTACTGGCAGTCGGTTATGGAGCAGCTTGATGTATATTTAGCAAAGTGTGAGCTCTCTGACTTACATTCCAAAATGTTGGTTCGTCAACTTGACAAGCTGGAGAGAGAAAAAGAGGAGCTTGCGAGAGATCCGGAAAAATTGGATATCAATGCTACGAAAGATGCCTTTCCCGTTGCCTGCACGATTGACGCGCCAAAGCAGTTGGACCCAGGGTCTGGTgagttggaagaagaacttgGACTTACTAGTGAGGTGGCCGTGAGCCGCGGCAACTATGCATGGGAGGACAAATATCGTCCACGAAAGCCTCGTTATTTCAACCGAGTAAAAACTGGATATGACTGGAACAAATACAACCAAACGCATTATGATCAGGACAACCCACCGCCAAAGACTGTGCAAGGCTACAAATTTAATATTTTTTACCCGGATCTAATTGATCCTACTAAGACTCCACAATTTATTTTGGAGGGCGCCGATACAGACGAGTTCTGCATCCTCCGCTTCTGTGCCGGACCACCGTACGAAGACATTGCATTCAAGATAATAAATCGAGAATGGAATCGGTCAAGGAAACGGGGCTATAAATGTTCTTTCGAGCGTGGAGTCCTTTCATTGTACTTCAATTTCGCGACACATTGGTATAGACGATAA
- a CDS encoding predicted protein: protein MIITLIIAKTDSGFTIASLKIFSSIPIPLVFASIRPSPGLFLAPAYKALRMLPEFSTFCENSPTMVDALTSKEGGYIAETLTLAALQAGRNVVLDSALKDVNWYKDYVERLRQEFPCLKVGLIHIIAEPEVILKRVRLRGNETDRSISEEQIRKALQSVPHNVSKITPNVEKVFVIRNDDSPRLEGCKWSEFAKTFTQIPLSGKLALGERMDMSGTVFRRKSCRRRFSVFQSSEDNHKADHKMFYGKYAHIRKTLDYNYHKNYTFERQRFQDAIVSEYVNNAILSDNNGELCTTPTEPWIVFTAGAMGAGKSYTMRRLVEKGRFPLIAFVSVDPDDIRRHLPEFHLYVDQSPELAGELTRKESGYIAEILTLASLREGKNVLVDGSLRDWSWYKSYFERLRNEFPALRIAILHITAPRDAVFQRAADRAVTTGRIVPQELLVAALEQVPKSVEILSPLADCSVELKNAPRAEDIELVTPNQTWETFESNWVQ, encoded by the exons ATGATTATCACTCTCATTATCGCAAAGACCGACAGTGGTTTCACGATAGCATCATTGAAGATCTTCTCGAGCATTCCGATTCCACTAGTGTTTGCGAGTATCCGACCGAGCCCTGGCTTATTCTTAGCGCCGGCGTACAAGGCGCTG CGGATGCTTCCCGAATTTTCAACGTTCTGTGAGAACTCCCCGACTATGGTAGATGCCTTGACTAGCAAAGAGGGTGGCTACATTGCTGAGACACTGACTTTGGCAGCCCTGCAAGCTGGACGGAATGTAGTGCTGGACAGCGCACTAAAAGACGTAAATTGGTATAAGGACTATGTCGAAAGATTGCGCCAAGAATTTCCCTGTCTCAAAGTCGGACTCATTCACATTATTGCCGAGCCTGAAGTAATTTTGAAGCGTGTCCGCTTGCGTGGCAACGAGACGGATCGCTCCATTTCGGAAGAGCAGATTCGAAAAGCATTGCAAAGCGTCCCACACAATGTTTCCAAAATCACTCCTAACGTTGAAAAGGTTTTTGTCATTCGCAATGACGATTCCCCTAGGCTGGAGGGATGCAAATGGTCAGAATTCGCAAAGACGTTTACGCAAATCCCATTGTCTGGTAAACTTGCTCTTGGAGAAAGAATGGACATGTCTGGCACAGTCTTTCGTCGAAAATCTTGTCGAAGGCGGTTCTCCGTCTTTCAGTCTAGTGAAGACAACCACAAAGCCGACCATAAGATGTTTTACGGAAAATATGCCCACATTCGAAAGACTCTGGATTATAACTATCACAAAAACTACACATTCGAACGACAACGGTTTCAAGATGCTATTGTTAGCGAGTATGTCAACAATGCCATCCTGAGCGACAACAACGGCGAGCTTTGCACTACTCCAACCGAACCGTGGATAGTATTTACAGCTGGAGCCATGGGCGCTGGCAAAAGTTATACGATGCGGCGGCTTGTCGAGAAAGGACGCTTTCCCCTTATAGCCTTCGTGAGCGTCGACCCTGACGACATTCGACGGCACCTTCCTGAGTTTCATTTGTACGTTGACCAAAGTCCTGAGCTCGCTGGTGAACTCACGCGTAAGGAATCTGGTTATATTGCCGAGATTCTTACGCTGGCAAGCTTGCGCGAAGGCAAGAACGTATTGGTTGACGGATCATTGCGTGATTGGAGTTGGTACAAATCGTACTTTGAGCGCTTGAGAAACGAGTTTCCTGCTTTACGAATAGCCATTCTTCACATCACGGCACCTAGGGATGCCGTGTTTCAACGAGCTGCG GATCGTGCTGTAACAACAGGGCGTATTGTTCCTCAAGAACTTTTGGTTGCAGCCTTGGAACAGGTCCCGAAATCTGTAGAAATTCTGAGCCCGTTAGCCGATTGCAGTGTAGAATTGAAAAATGCTCCGCGCGCCGAAGATATTGAGCTTGTGACACCTAACCAAACATGGGAGACTTTTGAATCGAACTGGGTCCAGTAA
- a CDS encoding predicted protein translates to MAGLGRRTHYRKHLTDSILHDFPEPLGDERVAKIVATRGSNQFDIVLSVEKSLPEEHSATTRPCHLAILPTKFRKLVWLKRNDFVIVQTATDAEGADRKNDSGGVRFMITHILYKEQIKHLQSNELWPGWDTEFTQDSIESSPQNEITTNEDCSSAGVRSFDEEDQASPIEDGIVYATGYDTDDDLFVNTNRLASLQVQDSSETESDEN, encoded by the coding sequence ATGGCGGGGCTTGGGCGACGAACACATTATCGGAAGCACTTGACAGACTCGATACTTCACGACTTTCCTGAACCTCTGGGGGACGAACGGGTCGCCAAGATAGTTGCTACTCGGGGAAGTAATCAGTTCGACATAGTCTTGTCGGTGGAAAAATCGTTACCAGAAGAGCACTCAGCGACAACGCGACCTTGCCACTTGGCCATCCTTCCCACAAAGTTTCGCAAACTGGTTTGGCTCAAACGAAACGATTTTGTCATCGTTCAAACAGCTACGGATGCGGAAGGTGCTGACAGAAAGAACGATTCTGGTGGAGTTCGCTTTATGATTACGCATATTCTTTACAAGGAGCAGATCAAGCATCTGCAATCGAATGAACTCTGGCCCGGATGGGATACGGAATTTACTCAGGACTCGATAGAGAGTAGTCCCCAAAATGAAATAACTACAAACGAGGATTGTAGTAGTGCAGGGGTCAGATCCTTCGACGAAGAGGACCAAGCTTCGCCGATCGAGGATGGGATTGTGTATGCAACTGGATACGATACAGATGATGATCTTTTCGTTAATACCAACAGACTTGCTAGCTTGCAGGTTCAAGACTCGTCGGAGACTGAAAGCGACGAAAACTGA